CCCTGTTTGCCGGAAGCATCGGCCGCACTGACCTCTTTGGAGGATCCTACCCAAAAATTGTTGAAAGTTGCAATCGACTGCTTACACTTCCCTCTGAGGTCCAGGTACTGCCTGGGCATGGCCCCATGACTACTATTGGAGCAGAACGCACAAATCCCTATCTTTAATTTTTCAATGCCAATTAATTGACACCTGTTAATTTTATCCATATAGTGCGGCCTTATATAAAGAAAGAAAGTGGAGCCGCAATGAAAGATACCCTTGGCATTGAAAAATTAATTGCTTTTTCCCAAGCAAAGGAAACCCCGCTCATCGTTATTGATCTTGCCCAGATCAAAGACAATTACCAAGAACTCACCACCCTGTTTCCCCAGGCTTCGATCTACTATGCAGTGAAGGCGAATCCAGCAGTGGAAATCCTTTCGCTCCTAGATTCCCAGAAGTCTAATTTTGATGTCGCTTCACGGTACGAACTGGATCAACTCTTGGCTTTAGGCGTCGAAGGAAGCAGGATAAGCTTTGGCAACACAATCAAAAAAGCCACTGATATTGCCTATTTTTATGAAAAAGGTGTCAGACTCTTTGCCTCTGACAGCGAGCAAGATATCAGAAACCTCGCAGAACATGCACCGAACAGCAAAATCTACGTAAGGCTTCTCCCTGAGGAAAGTTCCTCAGCAGACTGGCCGTTATCAAGGAAATTCGGATGCAGTACCGAAATGGCGTTCGATTTAATCGTATTGGCTCAAAAGCTGGGACTGGAACCCTTTGGGCTCTCCTTCCATGTAGGAAGCCAGCAACGTGATATCGAACAATGGGGTAATGCAATTTCCCGCTGTGCAGCCCTTGCAAAAGAACTCAAGGAAACAAAACAGATTGAGATCAGAATGCTCAATATGGGGGGAGGGTTTCCTGCAACCTACAAACTCCCGAACGCACCCTTGGAAGAGTATGCTTCAAAAATCAATTTTTACCTGGAGAGGGAATTCGGCGACGATCACCTGCAGATAATCATCGAACCGGGAAGGTCATTGGCAGCAGATAGCGGCACGCTGGTAACGCAAGTCATTTTGGTGTCGAAAAAAAGCACGGGAGGCACCCCTCGCTGGGTCTATGTGGATGCCGGCTTGTTCAATGGAATGATTGAAACCCTTGATGAATCGATTAAATATCGTATTGTTTCCGAAAAGACAGGCCCAACGGACAACGTTATCCTCGCTGGGCCTACCTGTGACAGTATGGATGTCATGTATGAAAAGGAAAAAGTTGAACTACCCTTGGATCTTAAGCAGGGAGACCGGCTATATATCCGGTCTGCCGGGGCTTATACAGCAAGCTATGCCTCCGTGGCCTTCAATGGATTTCCCCCCATACAAACATTTTTCCTGCAATGATAGAAAAAAGTATCCCCCACTGACAACAATGGGCCAAATCAATGGCCCATTATATTATCTATGGCCGGGAATTTCCTCGGCATTCTTGCATTCAAAGCATAAGACCGCATAGGGTATGGCCCTAAGTCTCTGTTCAGGTATCTTTTTACCGCATTTCAAACAAAGACCATACCTACCGTTATGGATTCGAGCCAATGCATTTTCAATTGCTTTTAGGCGTGAAGCCTCATGCTTGTTTATGGCTTCCATTTTTTTGAAGGCAATATCATCGGCAGCCACATCGATACTATCCTTGATACCCATGGAATTTACCATATCCCTGAAGTCAACATTATCCTCGGTAAGCTTATCAAGCAACTCCTTACGCATTGAAATCAGCTCCTGTTCCATTTCATGTGAGAAAGTCTCGGCCACAGTTTGCCTCCTCGAAGGTACGAACCATCGTCCCTTGGATTTTTTATGCAATAAAGATGTCTATAACCTAACCAAGAGTCAAGCACATTACAACAGTTTTTGCGTAATTACCTGATTTTCCCTATATTTTTACCATGGATACCAGAACATAACGCCTTTTGCGAAGCGTTCATACAGGCTGAGTGTCAGCCAAGAGGCAAAAACTATAAGTACCAAAAAGTCTATCAACCTCAAGGGAGTAGCTAAAAACCAGGTACGTTTTCTGTTTTTTCCGAAGCCGCGCAATACCATTGCATTGGTAACAACATCAATACGGTCGAGGCTGGACAATACCAGCGGAGCCAATATCTTTCCCACGGAAGCGATTCGTTTCTTCAAGGGGACATTCTTGGAAACATCGACGCCCCTGGCCATCTGGGCATGCAAGATGTGGACATAGCTTGAGGTAACCTCGGGAAGATACCGCATCGAAAGGCCTACTGCATACGATGTCCGGTATCGGACCCCGATACGGTTGAGAGACGAGGAAAAATGCGAGGGATGGGTGCAGGTGACAAATAAAAGGGCAACAGGGAAAATAGCAAAATATTTGAGACAGACGACCACCAGGTAGAAAAGCGTCTCCACTGTCAACGCATACCTAGCCCCTGTTGATCCTAAAAGAATTGTACGGGTACCGAGATAAATCGTCCCCTGCCCAGGGGAAAACAGAAAGATAAAGAAAGCATTTACCAGTATCACATAACACATGGCAAGAATAAACGGTCGGAATTTCTTCATCGGGACCTTGCAGGAAGCAAGGCAAATCTGTGCTATGGCCACGGAGGGAATAAGTATGCGGATATCGAACGTGGTCAGGCAGAGGATAATCCATCCGATAAAAAACAAGAGTTTGGTAACGCCATTGAGTCGGTGGACCCAAGAATCGGTAGGTTCATAATGCAGGCCGAATCCGAATTTCTTGCCCGATTTCGGTTCCCGTATGACTTTCTGGGATTTCTTTGCCTTCTTATGGGCAACCCTGGGTGCTGGCAATTCCCTCATTTTCCTGATCGGTTTCCCTTCAGGACGTTTGTCCTTTTCACTTCGAATAAAGCAGTCGATAAAAGAGGGAATATCTTCTATGTTGCACCGCTGAGCCAGCGTATAAAGGCTGGTCACCGTAAGGTTTGCCTTCTGTAAAAGTATTCGGTCGGCAAATACCTCGCTCACCCGTTTGTCACAGAGTAGGTTGCCGTCACATAAAACCAAGGAACGGCTGGTATATTCCAAAGCCAAATGCATATCATGGGTGATAAAGAGAATGGTTATGCCGGTTTCCCTGTTCAGTGTGCATAAAAATTCCATCAAGGCAGTATAGCGCACATAGTCCTGCCCTGATGTCGGTTCATCGAGAATTAGCACCTTGGGGTTCATAACCAGAATGGAAGCAATGGTTACGCGCTTTCGCTGGCCATAACTCAAAGCTGAGATAGGCCAGGTATGATATTGCTTCAGGTTACACAGGGTAAGGACATCCATAACCCTGCCTTTGATTTCTTCTTCACCATATCCTTTCTGGCGCAGGGCAAAGGCAACCTCGTCATAAATCATCGAATGGCTGATCATATGGTTTGGGTTCTGCATGACAAACCCGATGAAGGCAGAACGTTCCGTCACAGAATCGGAATCAATACACCTATCCTCAAAGAATACATGGCCGCTATCGTTCTTGTGTATACCAGTGAGAATCTGTGCCAAGGTAGATTTCCCTGCTCCGTTTTTACCCAGTATGCTTACCATCTCCCCTTGGTCTACAGAAAAAGAGATGTGCTGCAGGACAGGAAGAACGCCATCATATGAGAAATTCACATCCTCAAGGCGAATCAATTCTGTCCCTTGTTTTTGTTTGACAGGGGTCTCTTGCCGATGATACCAAGAAAGGATCTGTTCTTTGAAAGGGGCAAGGTCAAGGGAATCGATTGAAGCGATATCCTTTGCCAGGGAAAGGTTGCAGCCACTGTGCCGCATAGCGGCAAGGTACAGGGGGTCTCGTATGCCATTCTCACTGAGAAGTGAGCCACGGAGCAAATTCTCAGGGGTCTCGTCTGCTATAAGGGTACCATCCTCGATAAGGATAACCCGGTCTACAGGACAAGACAGGACATCTTCCAGCCTATGTTCGATGATAATGATTGTTTTCCCAGTGGT
The sequence above is a segment of the Sphaerochaeta pleomorpha str. Grapes genome. Coding sequences within it:
- a CDS encoding type III PLP-dependent enzyme; its protein translation is MKDTLGIEKLIAFSQAKETPLIVIDLAQIKDNYQELTTLFPQASIYYAVKANPAVEILSLLDSQKSNFDVASRYELDQLLALGVEGSRISFGNTIKKATDIAYFYEKGVRLFASDSEQDIRNLAEHAPNSKIYVRLLPEESSSADWPLSRKFGCSTEMAFDLIVLAQKLGLEPFGLSFHVGSQQRDIEQWGNAISRCAALAKELKETKQIEIRMLNMGGGFPATYKLPNAPLEEYASKINFYLEREFGDDHLQIIIEPGRSLAADSGTLVTQVILVSKKSTGGTPRWVYVDAGLFNGMIETLDESIKYRIVSEKTGPTDNVILAGPTCDSMDVMYEKEKVELPLDLKQGDRLYIRSAGAYTASYASVAFNGFPPIQTFFLQ
- a CDS encoding TraR/DksA family transcriptional regulator; this translates as MAETFSHEMEQELISMRKELLDKLTEDNVDFRDMVNSMGIKDSIDVAADDIAFKKMEAINKHEASRLKAIENALARIHNGRYGLCLKCGKKIPEQRLRAIPYAVLCFECKNAEEIPGHR
- a CDS encoding DUF3744 domain-containing protein; translated protein: MTNPNSGVEACRVSPAGIIMQETVISFKDFSFTYKAQQKPTIKHLDLSIYKGEKILIVGPSGSGKSTLGNCINALIPNAYPGKIEGTVTVASLDIATTDIYEINKKVGTVLQDTDSQFVGLSVAEDIAFSLENQCVSQEEMVPLVHQMAHVVGMDQFLGQSPQEISGGQKQRVSLAGVLVDDVDILLFDEPLANLDPATGKLAISLIDELHRTTGKTIIIIEHRLEDVLSCPVDRVILIEDGTLIADETPENLLRGSLLSENGIRDPLYLAAMRHSGCNLSLAKDIASIDSLDLAPFKEQILSWYHRQETPVKQKQGTELIRLEDVNFSYDGVLPVLQHISFSVDQGEMVSILGKNGAGKSTLAQILTGIHKNDSGHVFFEDRCIDSDSVTERSAFIGFVMQNPNHMISHSMIYDEVAFALRQKGYGEEEIKGRVMDVLTLCNLKQYHTWPISALSYGQRKRVTIASILVMNPKVLILDEPTSGQDYVRYTALMEFLCTLNRETGITILFITHDMHLALEYTSRSLVLCDGNLLCDKRVSEVFADRILLQKANLTVTSLYTLAQRCNIEDIPSFIDCFIRSEKDKRPEGKPIRKMRELPAPRVAHKKAKKSQKVIREPKSGKKFGFGLHYEPTDSWVHRLNGVTKLLFFIGWIILCLTTFDIRILIPSVAIAQICLASCKVPMKKFRPFILAMCYVILVNAFFIFLFSPGQGTIYLGTRTILLGSTGARYALTVETLFYLVVVCLKYFAIFPVALLFVTCTHPSHFSSSLNRIGVRYRTSYAVGLSMRYLPEVTSSYVHILHAQMARGVDVSKNVPLKKRIASVGKILAPLVLSSLDRIDVVTNAMVLRGFGKNRKRTWFLATPLRLIDFLVLIVFASWLTLSLYERFAKGVMFWYPW